The DNA segment CAAATGCGCAAAGCTGCGGGCAGGGGGATGGACCCGGCCCGCGGCTTCATGCCGGCTCTGTCGACCTCGCGCGCCGGCGGCTTTGCCAGGGGAGGCGCAGTGTGAAGGTGCTCCCCTTCCCGGGTTCGCTCTCGACGGCGATCGTGGCGCCCAGCAGGCGATCATAGAAGTAGCGGACCGCGCGCTGCGCCACCTCCTCCATACTGGCGGCCCTGGCCCCCATCTTGCGCAGCGCCGTGCCGCACTCCGTCACGTCCCGCAAGCTGAAACTCGCCAGAGCGTACACCGGCCGTCTCCGGCGGCAGAGGTACTGGGGGACACGCCGCCCCGTGTGGCCCCGGCCTGCCCGAGCTGCAATGTTCCGGCCAGGAGTGTGGCCCGTGCCCAAGCCCGGACGCCGAGCAGCCCCTGACCGGCCGCCCCTGCATGGCGGCGGGAGGCGCCAGAACGCAAGAAGGGCAGGGCGCCGCCGCGCCCTGCCGGGGCTCTCGCAGAACCCAAATTTTCCGGAGGAACACGCGGCTACGACGTCGCGCGACCCTTGAGCTGCGGAGGCTCGAGCTTGATCGACCAGAGCCCGCTGTTGAAGTCCGAGAAGAAGATGTGCCCCTTGTAGAGCTGCGGGCCCCATACCATGGCTGCGTTGGCGATGTAGCCGGCCGGATCGTGCGGCTTGTACACCGCGATCTCGCGCCCCTGCTCCGCCAGATTGCCCATCAGCTCGCCCGACACATCCACCACGCGCAGCCCGCCCTCGTAGTAGGCCTGGTAGAGGACGTCATCCTCGACCCAGATGTTGTGCGTGCCGAACTCCCTGGCCTGGTAGCGCGCGACGTCCCGGGGGCGGGCCGGATCCGTGAAATCCACCACGTGGATGTAGCCCGACGTCGCCGACGGCGTGCCGCCCTGGCCCGTCGCCGGATCATAGCGCTCGAGGCTCAGCCCGCCCTCGTAGGCCAGGCCCACGCGGGGCATGATCTCGTCCCCCAGGAACAGGTAGAACTTGCCGGTCGATTCCTGCGCGTACGGGAACGTCGAATGGGTCGCGCCCACGGGGTAGGCGTAGCTGGTCACGAAGACGGGTTTGTCCGGCCGGCCGCCCCAGTGGCCGTTGCCCACATCCACCACCACCACACCCGTGCCCCATTCGGAGGAGTAGGCGATGCCGTCGTGCACCCACACGTCGTGGATGTAGCTGTCGGGATGGTCGTACTCGCCGGCGTACGTCGGGTTCTTGATGTCGCGCACGTCCAGGATCAGGTACTTCTCGCCGGCCGAGAGCGCGAAGAGATAGTCATTGGTCACGAACATGTTGTGCACGCCGCCGGTCAGCCCCTGCTCGTATACCGAGGCGATGGTCGGGTGCGCCGGATTCGAGAGGTCCAGGATCACCACGCCATTGCGCCGGTTCGAGGCGCCCTCGCGGCTCAGCGCGGCGTAGCGCGCGTCGGGCGAAACCTTGACGTCGTTCACGGTACGCGCATCCACCTGGATCGAGTCCGTCTTCACGATGTTTGCCGGATCGGTCACATCCCAGATGTAGGCGACGCCGTTCGCTCCCCACGTGCCCGTGATGGCGTAGTCCCGGCCATCCCGCCCCTCGAAGACCCAGAGATCCGAGGTGTGCACGTTGGCGACCCGGCCATGGCCGACCAGTGTCGCGCGCCGCACCGCCTCGCGCGGACGAATGTCGACCACCCGGCGTGCCGTCAGGGGTCCGGCCGCGGCCAGGATAGTATACAGCCCGGGCACTTCGGCCACGAACTTGCCATCCAGCATCTGCGCGGCGGCGCCCGGCGCGGCAATGCTGTCATCGGGTGTGAAGGTGTAGCTCCAGGTGAGCGGCAGGTCGCTGACCGGTCCGCCACTCGCGGCAAGCGCCCGCGCCTCGAAGCTCAGCACATCCCCCGTGCGCGCCTGCTCCGCACCGCCCGCGATCTCCAGCTTGGCCGCCGGAAGGCGGGGGATGACGTGCTTGACGGTGCCCCGCGCACTCTCGAGCGCCGCCGTGATCGTCACGGCGCCGGCGCGGTGGGCGACCACGTTGCCAAAGCGGTCCACCGACGCGACCGCAGGTTCCGAGCTGCTCCACCGGAAGTCGGGATTCGGCCGGAGCGAGCCGTCCGCGTGGAACGCCCGCGCCCGGTGGCGGAGCGTCGTCCCCTGATACAGGCGACCCGGCTCCGTCGTGATCTCGATGCGCGCCACCGCCGGCCAGGACACGGTTACCGGGATGGTTACCGAGGGCAGCGCATCGCCTTGCGCCGCCCCCGGAACAAAGACCGTGGCCACGATCTGATGCGCGCCGGCCGC comes from the Gemmatimonadota bacterium genome and includes:
- a CDS encoding Ig-like domain-containing protein, translated to MRAQRGVTLLLVVAVFAGLLAPGRLGAQAADTMAGARVARLVAEPAALVVEAGQSVPFTVTAYDAGGQAVVAPLRLSAPWRSLQVREGDDRPRGLLSGRQALVTGVAAGAHQIVATVFVPGAAQGDALPSVTIPVTVSWPAVARIEITTEPGRLYQGTTLRHRARAFHADGSLRPNPDFRWSSSEPAVASVDRFGNVVAHRAGAVTITAALESARGTVKHVIPRLPAAKLEIAGGAEQARTGDVLSFEARALAASGGPVSDLPLTWSYTFTPDDSIAAPGAAAQMLDGKFVAEVPGLYTILAAAGPLTARRVVDIRPREAVRRATLVGHGRVANVHTSDLWVFEGRDGRDYAITGTWGANGVAYIWDVTDPANIVKTDSIQVDARTVNDVKVSPDARYAALSREGASNRRNGVVILDLSNPAHPTIASVYEQGLTGGVHNMFVTNDYLFALSAGEKYLILDVRDIKNPTYAGEYDHPDSYIHDVWVHDGIAYSSEWGTGVVVVDVGNGHWGGRPDKPVFVTSYAYPVGATHSTFPYAQESTGKFYLFLGDEIMPRVGLAYEGGLSLERYDPATGQGGTPSATSGYIHVVDFTDPARPRDVARYQAREFGTHNIWVEDDVLYQAYYEGGLRVVDVSGELMGNLAEQGREIAVYKPHDPAGYIANAAMVWGPQLYKGHIFFSDFNSGLWSIKLEPPQLKGRATS